One genomic segment of Oncorhynchus masou masou isolate Uvic2021 chromosome 16, UVic_Omas_1.1, whole genome shotgun sequence includes these proteins:
- the LOC135557370 gene encoding XK-related protein 5-like isoform X1 has product MINTGPVAHMMPVAARSGSWIAWCQAILFGVSGLVILAERTALIYCVGFYLWNEETQWAGMTLAFLLPGILVQVLSLRWYRDDGEDHYWFLTLTHVLQLGIFQRLWDCMISVWDMQGSAVELGAAVMQQADVSALRLLEALVLTLPQTLLQTYVLAVTDVELHSPVAVCAGLCLLSLSWALVLFSRACCLIRPGHLAMPPAALLCQLLWRAGMLGARVASLMSFARYFHWWTCGVAGFHWLTASFWLVAQQPEICTGPWRWRLFNVALGLVHIFLFLNVKDGPSRFRMAGFYVAMLLENTTLLVAASDFLSEKSWESMTLPIAVLSSFLLGATSLVLYYRFLHPKSTEIATGHGLGHRNHHMGSTCLEGLEQGESSYSLGGGGGDKSLPQTAPSSLHNHGSFSLSGVAGSLLEHPGSCGPRLGNSCLCRHHHWLLIRLALKTGDVGKINRAYGSGGVVANLDEDDYCCNSEATGTGGGRTTTACGGNYDGASVSESQGTKVGLAPLSDCKEEFQSASDEPISAETPGEEESEDSLEDMQSPLESPVSDSLKRSSPEGKSVFGDSPEPYFCPSTTLSSSTLYFSADPQSPSSTSNPRLDRASPPMGMAGLGSIPSDPALHRDVRGLQMGPRYTSTPKLDSGVQGDALPSIPHLSGPRRQLILSRRDQDDGF; this is encoded by the exons GTGTAGGATTCTACCTATGGAATGAAGAAACGCAGTGGGCGGGGATGACCCTCGCCTTCCTGTTGCCGGGGATACTGGTCCAGGTGTTGAGTCTCAGGTGGTACCGTGACGATGGGGAAGACCACTATTGGTTCCTGACCCTCACACATGTGCTGCAACTGGGCATCTTCCAAAG GTTGTGGGACTGCATGATATCAGTATGGGACATGCAGGGTAGTGCGGTCGAGCTCGGGGCGGCTGTGATGCAGCAGGCCGATGTGTCCGCCCTCCGCCTGTTGGAGGCCCTGGTCCTCACCCTCCCTCAGACACTGCTGCAGACCTACGTCTTAGCTGTCACCGACGTGGAACTCCACTCCCCAG TAGCGGTGTGCGCAGGCCTGTGCCTGCTGTCACTGTCCTGGGCGCTGGTGCTGTTCAGCCGGGCATGCTGCCTGATCCGCCCGGGCCACCTGGCCATGCCCCCGGCCGCCCTGCTGTGCCAGCTGCTGTGGAGGGCGGGCATGCTGGGCGCCCGCGTGGCAAGCCTCATGTCCTTCGCCCGCTACTTCCACTGGTGGACCTGCGGAGtggcag GCTTCCACTGGCTCACGGCTTCCTTCTGGCTGGTCGCCCAGCAACCGGAAATCTGCACCGGACCCTGGCGCTGGCGCCTGTTCAACGTCGCGCTGGGATTGGTccacatcttcctcttcctcaacgtCAAAGACGGACCTTCGCGCTTTCGCATGGCCGGCTTCTACGtg GCCATGCTACTGGAGAACACCACCCTACTAGTGGCAGCGTCCGACTTCCTCAGTGAGAAATCATGGGAAAGCATGACCCTCCCCATCGCTGTGCTGAGCAGCTTCCTGCTTG GCGCCACCTCTCTAGTCCTGTACTACCGCTTCCTCCACCCCAAGTCCACTGAGATCGCCACAGGCCATGGCCTCGGCCACCGCAACCACCACATGGGCTCCACCTGCCTGGAGGGCCTAGAGCAGGGCGAGTCTTCCTACTCCCTGGGGGGTGGGGGAGGTGACAAGAGCCTCCCCCAGACAGCACCCTCCTCCCTGCACAACCACGGCAGCTTCTCCCTCTCTGGCGTGGCCGGCTCCCTCCTGGAGCATCCTGGGAGTTGCGGTCCCAGGCTGGGTAACTCGTGCCTCTGCCGCCACCACCACTGGCTCCTGATTCGCTTGGCACTAAAAACCGGTGACGTAGGAAAGATCAACCGGGCCTATGGCTCCGGTGGCGTGGTGGCCAACTTGGACGAGGACGATTACTGTTGTAACTCGGAGGCCACGGGTACAGGTGGCGGCAGGACTACCACGGCGTGTGGGGGCAACTACGACGGGGCCTCGGTGTCCGAATCGCAGGGGACGAAGGTGGGCCTAGCACCCCTCTCGGACTGCAAGGAGGAGTTCCAGAGCGCCAGCGATGAGCCCATATCCGCCGAGACGCCTGGCGAGGAGGAGAGCGAGGACAGCCTGGAGGACATGCAGAGCCCACTGGAGTCGCCGGTGTCTGACTCCTTAAAGCGCAGCTCGCCCGAGGGCAAATCGGTGTTCGGGGACAGCCCCGAGCCATACTTCTGCCCCAGCACCACCCTGTCCAGCTCCACACTGTACTTCAGTGCTGACCCCCAGTCCCCCAGCAGCACCAGCAACCCCCGCCTGGACCGGGCCAGCCCCCCCATGGGCATGGCAGGCCTCGGCTCCATCCCCAGCGACCCCGCCCTGCACAGGGACGTCAGGGGACTGCAGATGGGGCCTCGCTACACCTCCACACCCAAACTGGACTCTGGGGTGCAGGGGGACGCACTGCCCAGCATCCCTCATCTGAGTGGTCCCAGGAGGCAGCTGATACTGTCACGGCGAGACCAGGACGATGGATTTTAA
- the LOC135557370 gene encoding XK-related protein 5-like isoform X3 → MINTGPVAHMMPVAARSGSWIAWCQAILFGVSGLVILAERTARFYLWNEETQWAGMTLAFLLPGILVQVLSLRWYRDDGEDHYWFLTLTHVLQLGIFQRLWDCMISVWDMQGSAVELGAAVMQQADVSALRLLEALVLTLPQTLLQTYVLAVTDVELHSPVAVCAGLCLLSLSWALVLFSRACCLIRPGHLAMPPAALLCQLLWRAGMLGARVASLMSFARYFHWWTCGVAGFHWLTASFWLVAQQPEICTGPWRWRLFNVALGLVHIFLFLNVKDGPSRFRMAGFYVAMLLENTTLLVAASDFLSEKSWESMTLPIAVLSSFLLGATSLVLYYRFLHPKSTEIATGHGLGHRNHHMGSTCLEGLEQGESSYSLGGGGGDKSLPQTAPSSLHNHGSFSLSGVAGSLLEHPGSCGPRLGNSCLCRHHHWLLIRLALKTGDVGKINRAYGSGGVVANLDEDDYCCNSEATGTGGGRTTTACGGNYDGASVSESQGTKVGLAPLSDCKEEFQSASDEPISAETPGEEESEDSLEDMQSPLESPVSDSLKRSSPEGKSVFGDSPEPYFCPSTTLSSSTLYFSADPQSPSSTSNPRLDRASPPMGMAGLGSIPSDPALHRDVRGLQMGPRYTSTPKLDSGVQGDALPSIPHLSGPRRQLILSRRDQDDGF, encoded by the exons GATTCTACCTATGGAATGAAGAAACGCAGTGGGCGGGGATGACCCTCGCCTTCCTGTTGCCGGGGATACTGGTCCAGGTGTTGAGTCTCAGGTGGTACCGTGACGATGGGGAAGACCACTATTGGTTCCTGACCCTCACACATGTGCTGCAACTGGGCATCTTCCAAAG GTTGTGGGACTGCATGATATCAGTATGGGACATGCAGGGTAGTGCGGTCGAGCTCGGGGCGGCTGTGATGCAGCAGGCCGATGTGTCCGCCCTCCGCCTGTTGGAGGCCCTGGTCCTCACCCTCCCTCAGACACTGCTGCAGACCTACGTCTTAGCTGTCACCGACGTGGAACTCCACTCCCCAG TAGCGGTGTGCGCAGGCCTGTGCCTGCTGTCACTGTCCTGGGCGCTGGTGCTGTTCAGCCGGGCATGCTGCCTGATCCGCCCGGGCCACCTGGCCATGCCCCCGGCCGCCCTGCTGTGCCAGCTGCTGTGGAGGGCGGGCATGCTGGGCGCCCGCGTGGCAAGCCTCATGTCCTTCGCCCGCTACTTCCACTGGTGGACCTGCGGAGtggcag GCTTCCACTGGCTCACGGCTTCCTTCTGGCTGGTCGCCCAGCAACCGGAAATCTGCACCGGACCCTGGCGCTGGCGCCTGTTCAACGTCGCGCTGGGATTGGTccacatcttcctcttcctcaacgtCAAAGACGGACCTTCGCGCTTTCGCATGGCCGGCTTCTACGtg GCCATGCTACTGGAGAACACCACCCTACTAGTGGCAGCGTCCGACTTCCTCAGTGAGAAATCATGGGAAAGCATGACCCTCCCCATCGCTGTGCTGAGCAGCTTCCTGCTTG GCGCCACCTCTCTAGTCCTGTACTACCGCTTCCTCCACCCCAAGTCCACTGAGATCGCCACAGGCCATGGCCTCGGCCACCGCAACCACCACATGGGCTCCACCTGCCTGGAGGGCCTAGAGCAGGGCGAGTCTTCCTACTCCCTGGGGGGTGGGGGAGGTGACAAGAGCCTCCCCCAGACAGCACCCTCCTCCCTGCACAACCACGGCAGCTTCTCCCTCTCTGGCGTGGCCGGCTCCCTCCTGGAGCATCCTGGGAGTTGCGGTCCCAGGCTGGGTAACTCGTGCCTCTGCCGCCACCACCACTGGCTCCTGATTCGCTTGGCACTAAAAACCGGTGACGTAGGAAAGATCAACCGGGCCTATGGCTCCGGTGGCGTGGTGGCCAACTTGGACGAGGACGATTACTGTTGTAACTCGGAGGCCACGGGTACAGGTGGCGGCAGGACTACCACGGCGTGTGGGGGCAACTACGACGGGGCCTCGGTGTCCGAATCGCAGGGGACGAAGGTGGGCCTAGCACCCCTCTCGGACTGCAAGGAGGAGTTCCAGAGCGCCAGCGATGAGCCCATATCCGCCGAGACGCCTGGCGAGGAGGAGAGCGAGGACAGCCTGGAGGACATGCAGAGCCCACTGGAGTCGCCGGTGTCTGACTCCTTAAAGCGCAGCTCGCCCGAGGGCAAATCGGTGTTCGGGGACAGCCCCGAGCCATACTTCTGCCCCAGCACCACCCTGTCCAGCTCCACACTGTACTTCAGTGCTGACCCCCAGTCCCCCAGCAGCACCAGCAACCCCCGCCTGGACCGGGCCAGCCCCCCCATGGGCATGGCAGGCCTCGGCTCCATCCCCAGCGACCCCGCCCTGCACAGGGACGTCAGGGGACTGCAGATGGGGCCTCGCTACACCTCCACACCCAAACTGGACTCTGGGGTGCAGGGGGACGCACTGCCCAGCATCCCTCATCTGAGTGGTCCCAGGAGGCAGCTGATACTGTCACGGCGAGACCAGGACGATGGATTTTAA
- the LOC135557371 gene encoding translocating chain-associated membrane protein 2-like, which yields MAFRRRNKSYPFFSQEFLIQNHADIVFSLVIFILIGLMFEATAKTAILFIQPQYNISTQSPEGEVTLYQYGWRDWATILFYFFITIILHAVVQEYILDKVNRRLHLSKSKNTKFNESGQLCVFHLVSSVWSFYILITEGYLFHPSSLWENYPHVHLRFQVKFFYLTQLAYWLHALPELYFQKVRKEEIPRQLQYICLYLLHVSAAYLLNLSRVGLVLLCLQYLSEMGFHIARMFYFTDESHQKMFDVWAVCFVFTRMVTLTLMFLAVGFGLARAENQGLDWDLGNFNTVLIRMTVLLLVCLTQSWLLWKFIRFQLRRWREFRHEQASRKRAAAKQTPRPLKRDSLGHHENGVIKAENGASPRPKKIKAP from the exons ATGGCATTCCGGAGGAGAAACAAGAGTTATCCCTTCTTCAGCCAGGAATTCTTAATACAGAATCATGCCGATATCgtctttagtttggtcatttTCATTCTGATTGGATTGATGTTTGAG GCAACAGCAAAAACTGCAATCCTGTTCATTCAACCCCAGTACAACATCAGCACCCAGTCACCAG AGGGAGAGGTGACGTTGTACCAGTATGGCTGGCGGGACTGGGCCACCATCCTCTTCTATttcttcatcaccatcatcctCCACGCTGTGGTGCAGGAGTACATCCTGGAT AAAGTGAATAGGCGTCTCCATCTCTCAAAAAGCAAGAACACCAAGTTTAATGAGTCAGGCCAgctgtgtgtgtttcacctggtGTCTAGCGTGTGGAGTTTCTACATACTCATAaca GAAGGATACCTGTTCCACCCTAGCAGCCTTTGGGAGAACTACCCACATGTCCATCTCAG GTTTCAGGTGAAGTTCTTCTACCTCACTCAGCTGGCCTACTGGCTACACGCCCTTCCTGAGCTCTACTTCCAGAAAGTACGCAAG GAGGAGATCCCTCGCCAGCTGCAGTACATCTGTCTCTACCTGCTGCACGTCTCTGCAGCATACCTGCTCAA tttGAGTCGTGTGGGCCTGGTGCTCCTCTGCCTCCAGTACCTGTCTGAGATGGGCTTCCACATCGCAAGAATGTTCTACTTCACTGATGAGAGCCACCAAAAAAT gtttgACGTGTGGGCGGTGTGCTTTGTGTTCACGCGGATGGTGACCCTTACCCTTATGTTCCTGGCTGTGGGCTTTGGGTTGGCCCGTGCTGAAAACCAGGGACTGGACTGGGACTTGGGCAACTTTAACACTGTGCTGATACG GATGACTGTGCTGTTGCTGGTGTGTCTGACCCAGTCCTGGCTCCTGTGGAAGTTTATCCGTTTCCAGCTGAGGCGGTGGCGAGAGTTCAGACACGAACAAGCCTCTAGGAAGAGGGCCGCTGCCAAGCAAACCCCCCGACCTCTTAAGAGAGACTCCC tTGGCCACCATGAAAATGGCGTGATCAAAGCCGAGAATGGAGCCTCTCCTCGGCCCAAGAAGATCAAGGCCCCCTAA
- the LOC135557370 gene encoding XK-related protein 5-like isoform X2 — protein sequence MINTGPVAHMMPVAARSGSWIAWCQAILFGVSGLVILAERTALIYCVGFYLWNEETQWAGMTLAFLLPGILVQVLSLRWYRDDGEDHYWFLTLTHVLQLGIFQRLWDCMISVWDMQGSAVELGAAVMQQADVSALRLLEALVLTLPQTLLQTYVLAVTDVELHSPAVCAGLCLLSLSWALVLFSRACCLIRPGHLAMPPAALLCQLLWRAGMLGARVASLMSFARYFHWWTCGVAGFHWLTASFWLVAQQPEICTGPWRWRLFNVALGLVHIFLFLNVKDGPSRFRMAGFYVAMLLENTTLLVAASDFLSEKSWESMTLPIAVLSSFLLGATSLVLYYRFLHPKSTEIATGHGLGHRNHHMGSTCLEGLEQGESSYSLGGGGGDKSLPQTAPSSLHNHGSFSLSGVAGSLLEHPGSCGPRLGNSCLCRHHHWLLIRLALKTGDVGKINRAYGSGGVVANLDEDDYCCNSEATGTGGGRTTTACGGNYDGASVSESQGTKVGLAPLSDCKEEFQSASDEPISAETPGEEESEDSLEDMQSPLESPVSDSLKRSSPEGKSVFGDSPEPYFCPSTTLSSSTLYFSADPQSPSSTSNPRLDRASPPMGMAGLGSIPSDPALHRDVRGLQMGPRYTSTPKLDSGVQGDALPSIPHLSGPRRQLILSRRDQDDGF from the exons GTGTAGGATTCTACCTATGGAATGAAGAAACGCAGTGGGCGGGGATGACCCTCGCCTTCCTGTTGCCGGGGATACTGGTCCAGGTGTTGAGTCTCAGGTGGTACCGTGACGATGGGGAAGACCACTATTGGTTCCTGACCCTCACACATGTGCTGCAACTGGGCATCTTCCAAAG GTTGTGGGACTGCATGATATCAGTATGGGACATGCAGGGTAGTGCGGTCGAGCTCGGGGCGGCTGTGATGCAGCAGGCCGATGTGTCCGCCCTCCGCCTGTTGGAGGCCCTGGTCCTCACCCTCCCTCAGACACTGCTGCAGACCTACGTCTTAGCTGTCACCGACGTGGAACTCCACTCCCCAG CGGTGTGCGCAGGCCTGTGCCTGCTGTCACTGTCCTGGGCGCTGGTGCTGTTCAGCCGGGCATGCTGCCTGATCCGCCCGGGCCACCTGGCCATGCCCCCGGCCGCCCTGCTGTGCCAGCTGCTGTGGAGGGCGGGCATGCTGGGCGCCCGCGTGGCAAGCCTCATGTCCTTCGCCCGCTACTTCCACTGGTGGACCTGCGGAGtggcag GCTTCCACTGGCTCACGGCTTCCTTCTGGCTGGTCGCCCAGCAACCGGAAATCTGCACCGGACCCTGGCGCTGGCGCCTGTTCAACGTCGCGCTGGGATTGGTccacatcttcctcttcctcaacgtCAAAGACGGACCTTCGCGCTTTCGCATGGCCGGCTTCTACGtg GCCATGCTACTGGAGAACACCACCCTACTAGTGGCAGCGTCCGACTTCCTCAGTGAGAAATCATGGGAAAGCATGACCCTCCCCATCGCTGTGCTGAGCAGCTTCCTGCTTG GCGCCACCTCTCTAGTCCTGTACTACCGCTTCCTCCACCCCAAGTCCACTGAGATCGCCACAGGCCATGGCCTCGGCCACCGCAACCACCACATGGGCTCCACCTGCCTGGAGGGCCTAGAGCAGGGCGAGTCTTCCTACTCCCTGGGGGGTGGGGGAGGTGACAAGAGCCTCCCCCAGACAGCACCCTCCTCCCTGCACAACCACGGCAGCTTCTCCCTCTCTGGCGTGGCCGGCTCCCTCCTGGAGCATCCTGGGAGTTGCGGTCCCAGGCTGGGTAACTCGTGCCTCTGCCGCCACCACCACTGGCTCCTGATTCGCTTGGCACTAAAAACCGGTGACGTAGGAAAGATCAACCGGGCCTATGGCTCCGGTGGCGTGGTGGCCAACTTGGACGAGGACGATTACTGTTGTAACTCGGAGGCCACGGGTACAGGTGGCGGCAGGACTACCACGGCGTGTGGGGGCAACTACGACGGGGCCTCGGTGTCCGAATCGCAGGGGACGAAGGTGGGCCTAGCACCCCTCTCGGACTGCAAGGAGGAGTTCCAGAGCGCCAGCGATGAGCCCATATCCGCCGAGACGCCTGGCGAGGAGGAGAGCGAGGACAGCCTGGAGGACATGCAGAGCCCACTGGAGTCGCCGGTGTCTGACTCCTTAAAGCGCAGCTCGCCCGAGGGCAAATCGGTGTTCGGGGACAGCCCCGAGCCATACTTCTGCCCCAGCACCACCCTGTCCAGCTCCACACTGTACTTCAGTGCTGACCCCCAGTCCCCCAGCAGCACCAGCAACCCCCGCCTGGACCGGGCCAGCCCCCCCATGGGCATGGCAGGCCTCGGCTCCATCCCCAGCGACCCCGCCCTGCACAGGGACGTCAGGGGACTGCAGATGGGGCCTCGCTACACCTCCACACCCAAACTGGACTCTGGGGTGCAGGGGGACGCACTGCCCAGCATCCCTCATCTGAGTGGTCCCAGGAGGCAGCTGATACTGTCACGGCGAGACCAGGACGATGGATTTTAA